The proteins below come from a single Lactobacillus johnsonii genomic window:
- a CDS encoding AEC family transporter has protein sequence MPLLLPTKQVVIMFILMFVGWICYQVKFLHEQTVKDLTKILLYVVSPCLIINSFRQSFSVTRLIQFSLIFLLVLVLFVFKIIVSSILFNKRTIKDEQKRTILRYAGTYTNAGFMGIPLVQALLGNNGVFFAVPYLIIYNIFMWTHGIRMFTRKKQSFKESFHQAIVNPNIIAAIVGMILFVIQIKLPDIVSDPMNYIANLNTPLSMIVIGTNLGAINLKEDWHDKLVWSGVLVRNFFFPLIILGFLLILPLPSIAKMTTLIMAACPVAGVVVLFSLISNFEVKFPTKLMCLSTLVAIITIPVIISFANLMGI, from the coding sequence ATGCCTTTACTACTACCGACAAAACAAGTAGTGATTATGTTTATTTTAATGTTTGTTGGATGGATTTGCTATCAGGTAAAATTTCTCCATGAACAAACAGTAAAAGATTTAACTAAGATACTTCTTTATGTGGTATCGCCATGCTTAATTATTAATTCTTTTCGCCAATCTTTTTCAGTTACTAGATTAATACAATTTAGTTTGATTTTTTTACTAGTACTTGTTTTATTTGTGTTCAAAATTATTGTAAGCTCGATTCTCTTTAACAAAAGAACAATTAAAGACGAGCAAAAAAGAACAATTCTACGATATGCTGGAACTTACACTAATGCAGGTTTTATGGGAATTCCCTTAGTACAAGCGCTTTTAGGGAATAATGGTGTATTTTTCGCAGTACCATATTTGATTATTTATAACATCTTTATGTGGACGCATGGGATTAGGATGTTTACTAGAAAAAAGCAATCATTTAAAGAAAGTTTTCATCAAGCTATAGTTAACCCTAATATCATTGCAGCTATTGTAGGGATGATATTATTTGTAATTCAAATTAAATTACCTGATATAGTTTCTGACCCTATGAATTATATTGCTAATTTGAATACTCCGCTAAGTATGATTGTTATTGGTACAAATCTTGGAGCTATTAATTTAAAAGAAGACTGGCATGATAAATTAGTTTGGAGTGGGGTATTAGTTAGAAACTTCTTTTTCCCATTAATAATTTTAGGCTTCTTACTAATTTTGCCACTTCCATCAATTGCTAAAATGACAACTTTAATTATGGCAGCTTGTCCGGTGGCAGGAGTAGTAGTGCTTTTTAGCTTAATCAGTAATTTTGAAGTAAAATTTCCTACTAAATTAATGTGTTTATCTACTTTAGTAGCCATTATTACCATTCCAGTCATAATTAGTTTTGCTAATTTAATGGGAATATAG
- a CDS encoding MFS transporter: MNKKQITMVTVALMLGNVMAGLDGTITNTAIPAIVSALHGIQFMGWIVAIYLLGMSVSIPIWTKIGEKITNKLAFEIALVLFVLGSTLEGLAPNIYFFLVARMIMGIGGGGMGSLPYIIAGYVFPNIKKRTQVLGYLTASFNGAAILGPLVGGWLIDALSWHWVFYINIPIGLVALLISLIYYKPVTPKTAPVFDLQGAFLLVSGLIMFLMGIQLLGLTATWIVVGLILFSLVLLIFFFLHEAKAENPIIPLSIFSNHDLNGDLILFATTWGAFIAVNTYLPMWAQALLGMSALMGGMTLITNSIVEIIASQTVATIQEKIRTFTPVMIGIVTMMISSGGLFLANDQTPLWILILIGAFSGIGVGFIFVALQVKVQIDAGMEDMATATSTSYLIRILAQTVMAAVYGVIMNLALASGINTHSNITMHMMNELSDAKSAKLLPQSLLPEMRKIFHSGIHEIMAVSFILLIIATVFNFYFNFRQPNKKLNRSSK, translated from the coding sequence ATGAATAAAAAACAGATTACGATGGTGACTGTAGCGTTGATGTTAGGGAACGTTATGGCAGGTTTAGATGGAACTATTACTAATACGGCTATTCCTGCCATCGTTTCAGCGCTACATGGGATCCAATTTATGGGATGGATTGTGGCGATCTATCTCTTAGGAATGTCTGTTTCAATACCAATTTGGACAAAAATTGGAGAAAAAATTACTAATAAATTAGCTTTTGAGATTGCACTAGTGCTGTTTGTTTTAGGTTCAACGCTTGAAGGACTAGCACCTAATATCTACTTTTTCTTAGTTGCCCGAATGATTATGGGAATTGGTGGTGGAGGAATGGGGTCCTTGCCTTATATTATTGCAGGATACGTCTTTCCAAATATTAAGAAAAGAACTCAAGTTTTAGGATATTTGACAGCTAGTTTCAATGGAGCAGCAATTTTAGGACCTTTAGTGGGAGGTTGGCTAATTGATGCTCTATCATGGCACTGGGTATTTTATATTAATATTCCAATTGGTTTAGTTGCTTTGTTAATTTCCTTGATCTACTACAAGCCAGTTACACCAAAAACTGCCCCAGTTTTTGATTTACAAGGGGCGTTTTTGTTAGTAAGTGGTTTAATTATGTTTTTAATGGGAATCCAACTCTTGGGATTAACAGCAACTTGGATTGTAGTAGGGTTGATCCTATTTAGCTTAGTTTTACTGATCTTTTTCTTTTTGCATGAAGCTAAAGCGGAGAATCCAATTATTCCTTTATCTATTTTTAGTAATCATGATCTAAATGGTGATTTGATTTTATTTGCGACTACGTGGGGAGCTTTTATTGCTGTAAATACATATTTGCCAATGTGGGCTCAAGCTCTTTTAGGAATGTCGGCTTTAATGGGTGGGATGACGTTAATTACTAACTCCATCGTTGAAATTATTGCTTCTCAAACAGTTGCCACAATTCAAGAGAAAATTAGAACTTTTACGCCAGTAATGATTGGAATTGTTACAATGATGATTTCATCTGGTGGTCTTTTCTTAGCTAATGATCAAACTCCTCTCTGGATATTAATTTTGATTGGGGCATTTTCCGGCATTGGAGTAGGATTTATTTTTGTTGCACTTCAAGTAAAAGTACAAATCGATGCTGGAATGGAAGATATGGCAACTGCGACCTCAACTTCTTATTTAATTAGAATTTTAGCTCAAACTGTTATGGCAGCCGTATACGGGGTCATCATGAATTTAGCGTTAGCGAGTGGCATTAATACCCATTCAAATATCACGATGCATATGATGAATGAACTAAGTGACGCAAAATCAGCTAAATTATTGCCACAATCCTTATTGCCAGAAATGCGGAAAATTTTTCACAGTGGTATTCATGAAATTATGGCAGTCTCTTTTATTTTGTTGATAATTGCTACTGTCTTTAATTTTTATTTCAATTTTAGGCAGCCAAATAAAAAACTTAATAGATCATCAAAATAA
- a CDS encoding ATP-binding protein, whose product MNPFNPTFGDVPKIFLDRTKQLDTVIKGLEHETSPYHTTLVYGLRGSGKTTFLSDISNQMSKKDNWIVINLAVGEDLLITLVKLIYERMNNKFHKIFDQLDWHFELWGISFNKESQKLESNDARIILEGILKQLKAKGIKVLVTLDEAQSTVEVKQFATTYQLMRREKYDIFLIMTGLPSEVSELQNDDILTFLLRSGRITLTPLDAISMKYSYLSAFTKGRRKIDDVVLTKMVRMTAGYAYAFQLLGYLVWDTEDKLITDNTLQTILPEYKEMLFRNVYVKVYSSLSPKDKEFIQAMIESDEDKVAISKIMAKMDKPKNYISIYRRRLIDDQVIISKERGSVEFTLPYFADFVEEFGDMY is encoded by the coding sequence ATGAACCCATTTAATCCTACATTTGGTGATGTGCCTAAAATATTTTTGGATAGAACCAAGCAATTGGATACTGTGATCAAGGGGTTAGAACATGAAACAAGTCCGTATCATACTACTTTGGTTTACGGATTACGGGGATCGGGAAAGACAACTTTTCTAAGTGACATCAGCAATCAAATGTCTAAAAAAGATAATTGGATTGTAATTAACTTAGCTGTTGGAGAAGATTTATTAATTACATTAGTAAAATTAATCTATGAACGGATGAACAATAAATTTCATAAGATATTTGATCAGCTAGATTGGCATTTTGAACTTTGGGGTATTAGCTTTAATAAGGAATCACAGAAGCTGGAAAGTAACGATGCAAGAATAATCTTAGAAGGAATTCTTAAGCAACTAAAGGCTAAGGGAATAAAAGTTTTAGTAACTTTAGATGAAGCTCAGTCTACAGTAGAAGTAAAACAATTTGCAACAACTTATCAACTAATGAGACGGGAAAAGTATGATATTTTTTTGATTATGACTGGCTTACCCTCAGAAGTATCTGAATTACAAAATGATGATATACTAACATTTCTTCTAAGAAGTGGAAGAATAACTTTAACGCCGCTTGATGCTATAAGTATGAAATATAGCTATCTCTCTGCTTTTACAAAAGGTAGAAGAAAAATTGATGATGTCGTTTTAACTAAAATGGTTAGAATGACGGCTGGTTATGCATATGCATTTCAATTATTGGGATATCTGGTTTGGGATACGGAAGATAAATTAATTACTGATAACACTCTGCAAACTATATTGCCTGAATATAAGGAAATGCTTTTTAGAAATGTATATGTAAAAGTTTACAGCTCATTATCACCAAAGGATAAAGAATTTATACAAGCTATGATTGAGAGTGATGAAGATAAAGTTGCTATTAGTAAAATAATGGCGAAAATGGATAAGCCTAAAAATTATATTTCTATTTATCGCCGTAGATTAATTGATGACCAGGTAATCATTAGTAAAGAACGGGGAAGTGTTGAATTTACGTTGCCATATTTTGCTGATTTTGTTGAAGAATTTGGTGATATGTATTAA
- a CDS encoding class III bacteriocin, which produces MIGRETQICLVNKLENIHHVVVQASAIDGSNVFALQLLHKQSDVVVYQTPNDSETVTFDEDHPILYLKGPNSAGTAGGHTQTWIQSGENNKWFVGTKPKRHGNTYWTTQIARVTVPGYQTQVFANNTDLPRLSYLNRAGAGYGDGGTVYPGKDLVRVEATVSPNGHYFLIASIDINHTGYFALYDLNEVNNKLDAAEEKAEDINIETLTCLGAFKVPHFNDQKIISIQGYGIDDNKDIYISSQPSPHTTFLGFPRQGKPREIVKIPWGMVDPDKWSVVNLDNSLKLDALDFCTEFEGIQVTSDCLYLTVAYHQRNSDLTTLMNRIYQVEKF; this is translated from the coding sequence ATGATTGGAAGAGAAACTCAAATATGCCTAGTAAATAAATTAGAGAATATTCACCATGTTGTAGTTCAAGCTTCCGCAATTGATGGAAGTAACGTCTTTGCCTTGCAGCTTCTTCATAAACAAAGTGACGTTGTTGTTTATCAAACTCCAAATGATAGCGAAACTGTTACATTTGATGAAGACCATCCTATTTTATACTTAAAAGGTCCAAATTCAGCTGGAACTGCTGGTGGACATACCCAGACCTGGATACAAAGTGGAGAAAATAATAAATGGTTTGTTGGTACTAAACCCAAAAGACATGGAAATACATATTGGACCACACAAATTGCAAGAGTAACAGTACCGGGGTATCAAACACAGGTATTTGCTAATAATACTGATTTACCACGTCTTTCCTATCTTAACCGAGCAGGAGCTGGTTATGGGGATGGAGGTACAGTTTATCCCGGAAAAGATTTAGTAAGAGTAGAGGCCACTGTTTCACCAAATGGTCATTATTTCTTGATTGCAAGTATTGATATAAATCATACGGGCTATTTTGCGCTTTATGACCTTAACGAAGTAAATAACAAATTAGATGCGGCAGAAGAAAAAGCTGAAGATATTAATATTGAAACCTTAACATGCTTAGGAGCATTTAAGGTTCCTCATTTTAATGATCAAAAGATTATTTCAATTCAGGGTTATGGAATAGATGATAATAAAGACATTTATATTTCAAGTCAACCAAGTCCTCATACAACTTTTTTGGGTTTTCCAAGACAGGGAAAGCCGCGTGAAATTGTTAAAATTCCGTGGGGGATGGTTGATCCCGATAAATGGTCTGTAGTTAATTTAGATAATAGCTTAAAACTTGATGCGTTAGATTTTTGTACTGAATTTGAAGGAATTCAAGTAACTAGCGATTGTCTTTACTTAACAGTAGCTTATCATCAGCGCAACAGTGACTTAACAACTCTAATGAATCGTATTTACCAAGTTGAAAAATTTTAG
- a CDS encoding GNAT family N-acetyltransferase: MVLMSFRRKLKLNAVYDGETFCGMICYYISDSTVYLAYLAVTAELRGNGYGSKILHMLEEKYPEQQIVLDIEPLDPDAENYHQRVSRLRFYQKNGWRRTHQMLIDADGEFEALVDQNHFDKKDFAKTLKQMSLGFYRFRIEK, translated from the coding sequence ATGGTATTAATGAGTTTTCGAAGAAAACTAAAGCTGAATGCTGTCTATGATGGAGAAACATTTTGTGGGATGATTTGTTACTACATTAGTGATTCTACTGTGTACTTAGCCTATTTGGCTGTCACTGCAGAATTGCGTGGCAATGGATATGGAAGCAAAATTTTACATATGCTTGAAGAAAAATATCCAGAGCAGCAAATTGTATTAGATATTGAACCACTTGATCCTGATGCAGAGAATTATCATCAACGTGTTAGCCGATTGCGGTTTTATCAAAAGAATGGTTGGCGTAGAACTCACCAGATGTTAATCGATGCAGATGGTGAATTTGAAGCATTAGTAGATCAAAACCATTTTGATAAAAAAGATTTTGCCAAAACATTGAAACAAATGAGTTTAGGTTTTTATCGTTTTAGAATTGAAAAATAA
- a CDS encoding MFS transporter yields the protein MTKKQVTMVTFAMVLANVMAGLDSTIINTAIPAIIADLHGIQLMGWIIAIMLLGMSVSTPIWTKVGEKIGNKSAFELSLLFFVLGSLFQGLANNMYFFLLARALMGVGAGGMGSLPYIMAGFIFDNIKARTKILGYLGAAFSVAAIIGPLVGGYLVDSLSWHWVFYINIPIGLLAIFLSLLYYREGTIKETPKFDVLGSFLIIVGLTLLLLGIQLLGLTSSWIVISLVVAGIVLLVLFFMHEENHPNPVVPISMFKNRALVGDFLLFIFSWGAFLAVNTYLPMWAQGLLGTTALLGGMTLIPNSLVDVVGTLVVNPLKARFSNRTLLSMGLICILISSLGLALAPQSTNIWWLAGIGTFSGFGVGFIFVLLQIKVQVDASEKNMAPATSLSYLIRILAQTIMAAVYGVIMNMELARGVRENHGITMSMLNKLSDASSAKSLPQNLLPTMRNIFHLGLQEIMWCATALLVIAIGLNLVFNKKSK from the coding sequence ATGACAAAAAAGCAAGTAACGATGGTCACATTTGCTATGGTTTTGGCAAATGTAATGGCGGGATTAGATAGTACGATTATTAATACAGCGATTCCAGCTATTATTGCAGACTTACATGGAATTCAATTAATGGGATGGATAATTGCTATTATGCTCTTAGGAATGTCTGTTTCAACCCCAATTTGGACTAAAGTTGGGGAAAAGATTGGTAATAAGTCGGCTTTTGAATTATCGTTACTCTTTTTTGTATTAGGGTCACTTTTTCAGGGACTGGCAAATAATATGTATTTTTTCCTTTTAGCTCGAGCTTTAATGGGAGTAGGAGCTGGAGGAATGGGCTCGCTACCCTATATAATGGCTGGTTTTATCTTTGATAATATTAAAGCGAGAACAAAAATTTTAGGTTATTTAGGGGCTGCCTTTAGTGTGGCAGCTATTATCGGACCACTAGTTGGTGGTTATTTGGTTGATTCACTTTCTTGGCATTGGGTCTTTTATATCAATATTCCGATTGGACTTTTAGCAATTTTTCTTTCATTACTCTACTATCGTGAAGGTACAATTAAAGAGACTCCAAAGTTTGATGTATTGGGCTCTTTCCTAATTATTGTTGGTTTAACTTTACTTTTATTAGGAATCCAACTTCTTGGTTTAACTAGCAGCTGGATTGTGATCAGCTTAGTCGTTGCTGGCATAGTTTTACTAGTCTTATTTTTTATGCATGAAGAAAATCACCCCAATCCAGTTGTACCGATTAGCATGTTTAAAAATCGTGCTTTAGTTGGAGATTTTTTACTTTTTATTTTTAGCTGGGGAGCTTTTTTAGCTGTAAATACCTATTTGCCAATGTGGGCGCAAGGATTACTTGGAACCACTGCATTACTTGGCGGGATGACGCTAATTCCTAATTCTTTAGTTGATGTTGTAGGGACTTTAGTAGTTAACCCCTTAAAAGCACGCTTTAGTAATCGAACTCTGCTCTCAATGGGATTAATTTGTATTTTGATTTCGTCTTTAGGTTTAGCACTAGCGCCGCAAAGTACTAACATTTGGTGGTTAGCTGGTATCGGAACTTTTTCTGGCTTTGGTGTGGGTTTTATTTTTGTTTTACTTCAAATAAAAGTTCAGGTTGATGCTAGTGAAAAAAATATGGCCCCAGCAACTTCACTCTCGTATTTAATTCGTATTCTTGCTCAAACGATAATGGCAGCTGTTTATGGTGTAATTATGAATATGGAATTAGCGCGGGGTGTAAGAGAGAATCATGGAATAACAATGAGCATGCTTAATAAATTAAGTGATGCATCTTCCGCAAAAAGTTTGCCGCAGAATTTACTTCCAACAATGAGAAATATTTTTCATTTAGGACTTCAAGAAATTATGTGGTGTGCGACCGCCTTATTAGTAATTGCAATTGGTTTAAATTTAGTATTTAACAAAAAGAGTAAATAA
- a CDS encoding MIP/aquaporin family protein, whose translation MEHSWMLKYFAEFFGTLIMVMFGNGAVANSFLKGTTGNAHDGKANGGWILIAFSFGFGVMLPAMLFGSISGNHLNPAVTLAQATAGVFPWAQVTPYIISQVLGAICGQLLIITIYWPYIKKSTDSNIVFACFATSDCVNSKWNGFISELVGTGVLMFVAIGLYKGMFFKQAVDIANIGVGFLITALVMALGGPTGPALNPARDFGPRLVYSILPIPNKKDAHWSYGWVPVVAPILGAIIGIFLYKIPFGL comes from the coding sequence ATGGAACATAGTTGGATGCTCAAGTATTTTGCCGAATTTTTCGGTACACTAATCATGGTTATGTTTGGTAACGGTGCCGTTGCCAACTCATTTTTAAAAGGAACTACTGGTAATGCTCATGATGGCAAAGCCAATGGGGGTTGGATTTTAATTGCCTTCAGTTTTGGTTTTGGTGTTATGCTTCCAGCAATGCTTTTTGGATCAATTTCTGGTAATCACCTTAATCCAGCCGTTACACTTGCTCAAGCTACTGCTGGTGTCTTCCCTTGGGCACAAGTAACACCTTACATTATTTCACAAGTTCTTGGCGCAATTTGTGGTCAACTTCTTATTATCACTATTTACTGGCCATACATCAAAAAATCTACCGACTCTAACATTGTTTTTGCATGTTTTGCTACTAGTGACTGTGTTAACAGTAAATGGAATGGTTTCATTTCTGAGCTTGTCGGTACTGGTGTCTTGATGTTTGTTGCAATCGGTTTATACAAGGGTATGTTCTTCAAACAAGCAGTTGACATTGCCAATATCGGTGTAGGATTCTTAATCACTGCTTTGGTTATGGCACTTGGTGGTCCAACTGGCCCAGCCCTTAACCCAGCACGTGACTTCGGTCCAAGACTTGTTTACTCAATCTTACCAATTCCTAATAAAAAGGATGCTCACTGGAGCTATGGTTGGGTTCCTGTAGTTGCCCCTATCTTAGGTGCAATCATTGGAATTTTCCTTTACAAGATTCCATTTGGACTTTAA
- a CDS encoding chloride channel protein has translation MAKKSINILIFSGIWSFIIGILTALYLNLINYVIDFIWGYFNHHSNFSLRPAYPFLICIPFGIIIGFLVKKLGSYPLTIEEVLHDVRKSGKLDYHSWWKSFTLGLLSLGAGGSIGPEASTTVLTSGMINWLGDKIRLMTTHYKSWVHVWQIGIDKDTLLQSPKFSELFRTKNQKKWFITFNILIGLIGTILIFKLFPEEGAFGIHERPIHWSWTILWYSLIPLIGGMLFAYFFLYLEKIFTRVETWALPALLKATLWGIVLSVLTLVTDYALFSGEFHIVPFSKTALSYSPLFLLLIALIKTISTHVGFAMGWRGGKIFPAIFASVAVGAAIAQFIPIQPAITVSLAVATSITIILEKPLLTAILLIFLLPISLAPLIFITAYIVMVIHKFLLKKIGLKSLIY, from the coding sequence ATGGCTAAAAAAAGCATAAATATTCTAATTTTTAGTGGCATATGGAGTTTTATTATTGGTATTTTAACTGCTTTATACCTCAACCTAATCAATTATGTTATTGACTTTATTTGGGGTTACTTTAATCATCATAGTAATTTTTCTTTGCGTCCCGCTTATCCCTTTCTTATTTGTATACCATTTGGAATAATTATTGGTTTCTTAGTAAAGAAATTAGGTTCCTATCCTTTAACGATTGAAGAAGTACTACATGATGTGCGAAAAAGTGGAAAACTTGATTATCATTCTTGGTGGAAATCTTTTACTTTAGGGCTTTTATCATTAGGAGCTGGCGGAAGTATTGGGCCAGAAGCTTCCACCACTGTTCTTACTTCCGGGATGATAAATTGGCTCGGAGATAAAATTAGATTGATGACTACTCATTACAAAAGCTGGGTTCATGTTTGGCAAATAGGCATTGATAAAGATACTCTATTGCAATCCCCAAAGTTTAGTGAGCTTTTTAGAACTAAAAATCAAAAAAAATGGTTCATCACTTTTAATATTTTAATTGGATTAATTGGAACAATTTTGATCTTTAAACTTTTTCCTGAAGAAGGAGCATTCGGAATTCATGAACGTCCAATTCACTGGTCATGGACTATTCTCTGGTATAGTCTAATTCCTCTTATAGGTGGGATGCTTTTTGCATATTTCTTCTTATATTTAGAAAAAATATTTACTAGAGTAGAGACTTGGGCCTTACCAGCACTTTTAAAAGCAACCTTATGGGGCATTGTGCTAAGCGTTTTAACTTTAGTAACTGATTACGCACTCTTTTCAGGCGAATTTCACATTGTTCCATTTTCTAAAACTGCTCTTTCCTATTCGCCATTATTTTTACTATTAATTGCTCTAATAAAAACAATTTCTACCCATGTTGGATTTGCAATGGGATGGCGTGGGGGTAAAATTTTTCCAGCAATTTTTGCTAGTGTCGCTGTTGGTGCTGCAATTGCTCAATTCATCCCTATTCAGCCCGCAATTACTGTATCACTAGCAGTAGCTACCAGCATTACGATTATTTTAGAAAAGCCACTCCTTACCGCTATCTTGTTAATTTTTTTATTACCAATTTCTTTAGCTCCACTTATTTTTATTACTGCCTATATAGTTATGGTGATACATAAGTTTCTTCTGAAAAAAATTGGCTTAAAATCCTTAATTTACTAA
- a CDS encoding CHRD domain-containing protein, which produces MKKYIAKIGPLNAEKIACSPHGTATFTEDEKQDTLHIMIEMFDTPANIEHWQHFHGFPDGKDAHVATMDNDLNGDGFVDLPETEPVSGTTMVPFNADPETINIPTDSYPHADEYGHYLYEADVPLNELKKHFKEIFNTTDLALDKRVVYIHGVPNSLSLPDTVQGSVLNYGPHVTLPIAVGKIKKSN; this is translated from the coding sequence ATGAAGAAATATATTGCTAAAATTGGACCACTTAATGCCGAAAAAATAGCTTGCTCTCCTCACGGAACTGCTACTTTTACTGAAGATGAGAAACAAGATACGCTACATATTATGATTGAAATGTTTGACACTCCAGCAAACATCGAACACTGGCAACACTTCCATGGTTTCCCTGATGGTAAAGATGCTCATGTAGCAACAATGGACAATGACTTAAACGGAGATGGTTTTGTCGATTTACCAGAAACTGAACCGGTATCAGGTACAACGATGGTTCCATTCAATGCAGATCCAGAAACTATTAATATTCCTACTGATTCTTATCCACATGCTGATGAATATGGTCACTATCTATACGAAGCTGATGTTCCTTTAAATGAATTAAAGAAGCATTTTAAAGAAATCTTTAATACAACTGATCTAGCTCTAGATAAACGCGTAGTTTATATTCACGGCGTGCCTAACAGCTTATCTCTTCCAGATACGGTTCAAGGCAGCGTTTTAAACTATGGTCCACATGTTACTTTACCAATAGCTGTCGGCAAAATTAAAAAGAGTAATTAG
- a CDS encoding CPBP family intramembrane glutamic endopeptidase gives MKEKKKNYLAINKTSVSIKWLTIASLVYLLIYTEAGQIVTAFSEIWAPILYLVIVCFLALGAKIFYKTDRVFIKLPKEGKVKILTIIFCIMLMALYFLMNLITSWVQVFNLMPEMMWSSICVALAAGIGEEFLCRVTLFNLFTKIFENKQYVLLWSSIFSSVLFGLFHLINLGHGAALDATFQQVYYATAVGLAFSYLHIFTNRIWPCILMHFLLDLQPNIANMNAEVSPWGPILIIFGIVIIVSIICIYAFNKRINKIEN, from the coding sequence ATGAAAGAAAAGAAGAAGAACTATTTAGCAATCAATAAAACTAGTGTATCAATTAAGTGGCTCACAATAGCATCACTCGTCTATCTGCTAATCTATACTGAAGCTGGTCAGATAGTAACAGCATTTTCTGAAATTTGGGCTCCAATATTATATTTAGTGATTGTTTGCTTTTTAGCACTGGGAGCAAAAATATTTTATAAAACAGATCGTGTTTTTATTAAGTTACCTAAAGAGGGTAAAGTTAAGATCTTAACCATTATCTTTTGTATTATGTTAATGGCTTTATACTTTTTAATGAATCTGATTACAAGTTGGGTCCAGGTCTTTAATTTAATGCCTGAAATGATGTGGTCTTCCATTTGTGTTGCTTTAGCTGCTGGAATTGGAGAGGAATTTCTTTGCCGTGTAACTTTGTTTAATTTATTTACCAAGATTTTTGAAAATAAACAGTACGTTTTGCTTTGGTCGAGCATTTTTTCCTCAGTTTTATTTGGATTATTTCATTTGATTAACTTAGGACATGGGGCAGCGCTAGATGCAACTTTCCAACAAGTTTATTATGCAACTGCTGTTGGATTAGCTTTCTCCTATCTGCATATTTTTACTAATCGAATCTGGCCATGTATTCTAATGCATTTTTTGTTAGATTTACAACCCAATATTGCAAATATGAATGCTGAAGTTTCACCATGGGGTCCGATATTAATTATTTTTGGAATTGTAATAATTGTTTCGATAATTTGTATTTATGCCTTTAATAAAAGGATTAATAAAATTGAAAATTAA
- a CDS encoding DNA-3-methyladenine glycosylase I, with amino-acid sequence MEKIRCSWGNSKNSLYRKYHDEEWGKLNLDSTYLYEMLVLESFQSGLSWETILNKRENFRKAFANFNYHKVAKFNEADFERLMQDKGIIRNRLKINAAINNAKVLVKLENNNQTFKQILTKFIPEPINHHPKKMEDIPASNELSNQISKEMKNLGFKFVGPITIYSFLQAVGLINDHIENCSFKNGEL; translated from the coding sequence ATGGAAAAAATTCGTTGTAGTTGGGGAAATAGTAAGAATTCACTCTACCGAAAATACCACGATGAAGAGTGGGGTAAGTTAAATCTAGATTCAACTTACTTATATGAAATGCTTGTATTAGAAAGTTTTCAATCGGGATTATCCTGGGAAACAATTTTAAATAAACGTGAAAATTTTCGAAAGGCATTTGCAAATTTTAACTATCATAAAGTAGCCAAATTTAATGAAGCTGATTTTGAAAGATTAATGCAAGACAAAGGAATTATCCGAAATCGACTAAAGATTAATGCTGCAATTAATAATGCGAAAGTTTTAGTTAAACTAGAAAACAACAATCAAACGTTCAAACAAATTCTAACTAAGTTTATCCCTGAACCAATAAATCACCATCCTAAAAAAATGGAAGATATTCCTGCTTCAAATGAATTATCTAACCAAATTTCAAAAGAAATGAAAAATCTCGGATTTAAATTTGTTGGTCCAATAACAATATATTCATTTTTACAGGCAGTTGGATTAATAAATGATCATATAGAAAATTGTAGTTTTAAGAATGGAGAACTGTAA
- a CDS encoding helveticin has protein sequence MSTKDYIELVELTLWIISIISVTVLGYVHFKEKQQIYFIQLARQLMIDYVYFYDKELISNEKKLNNVVRAVVTSLEKKGFVVSENDVKNIIAGIEKIVTDLRLKQINS, from the coding sequence TTGAGTACAAAGGACTATATAGAATTAGTAGAGCTGACTTTATGGATTATTAGTATTATTAGTGTGACTGTATTAGGGTATGTTCATTTTAAGGAAAAACAACAAATATATTTTATCCAACTTGCTAGACAGCTAATGATTGATTATGTATATTTTTATGATAAAGAACTTATCTCAAATGAGAAAAAGTTAAATAATGTAGTAAGAGCAGTTGTGACCAGCTTAGAGAAAAAAGGATTCGTAGTTTCTGAAAATGATGTAAAAAATATCATTGCTGGTATTGAAAAGATAGTAACTGACTTACGATTGAAACAGATTAATAGTTAA